DNA from Roseomonas gilardii subsp. gilardii:
CCAGCAGCCCGACATCCGAGGCCGCGAGGTTCAGCCCCTTGGCGCCGGTGGGCGGCACGATATGCGCGGCGTCGCCGGCCAGGAACAGGCGGCCGTAGCGCATCGGCTCGCTCACGAAGGAGCGCAGCGGCGCGATGCTCTTCTCGATCGAGGGGCCGCGCGCCATGGTCCGCGCCGCTTCGTCGCCCAGGCGGATCACCAGCTCGTCCCAGATGCGCTCGTCCGGCCAGTCCTCCAGCTTCTCGTCGAGCGAAACCTGGACGTAGTAGCGGCTGCGCGTCGCCGAGCGCATGCTGGCCAGCGCGAAGCCGCGCTCGTGGTTGGAATAGATCAGCTCGTGGTCGCAGGGCGGCACGTCGGCCAGGATGCCGAGCCAGCCGAAGGGGTAGACGCGCTCGAAATGCGTGCGCAGTGCCTCGGGGATGCTGGCGCGCGACACGCCGTGGAAGCCGTCGCAGCCGGCGACATGGTCGCAGTCGATCCGGTGCTCCTCCCCGCCATGGCGGTAGGTGACATGGGGTGCCTCGCTGTCGAGGCCGTGCAGCGCGACATCGGTGGCCTCGAAGACCAGGGCCGCGCCGCGCGCCACATGCGCCTCGATCAGGTCGTGCGTGACCTCGGTCTGGCCATAGATCGTCACCGCCTTGCCGGTGAGCTGGCGCATGTCCACACGGAAGGTCTCGCCGTCCAGCGCGACGCGGAAGCCGTCATGCACCAGCCCCTCCTGCCGGAGCCGCGCATCGACGCCCGCTTGCGCCAGCAGGTCGACCGTGCCCTGTTCCAGCACGCCGGCCCGGATGCGGCTCTCCACATAGGCGCGGTCCCGCCGCTCCAGCACGATGCAGTCGATCCCGGCGCAGTGCAGGAGCTGGGACAGCAGCAGTCCGGCCGGTCCGGCCCCGATGATCGCGACCTGTGTGCGCTGGCGCATGGATGCCTCCCTGATCCTCAATCTTATAGAAGAGATGGCGCAGGCCGGCGGTGCGGAACAAGGCAATTTTATCGCATTGAATTGGACTTTTCAGGCAAAGCGCCGGAGAAGGCCGCCATGCCTCCAACCGCATCCGCCCCGTCCGGACCGCCCGCCGTCCCCACCTACGACCTTTACGGGGAAGCGCAGCCGCGGCCGGTGCTGGACCCGGTGCATCTGGAAACACTGATGGTCCGGAGCCACCCGCATGATTGGAATATCCGGCCACACCGGCACCGTGCCCTGGGACAGGTCTTCTGGCTCTCGGCGGGCGGTGGCCTGATCCTGCGCGAAGGCCAGGCCCAGGCTTTCGAGGCGCCCTTCCTGATCTACATGCCGCCCGGCGCGGTGCATGGCTTCCGCTTCGCTCCCTGGAGTGCCGGGCATGTGCTGACGCTGACGGATTCCCTGCTGGGCTCGGCGTTGCAACTGATGCCGGAGCCCTGGCCGGTGGGCCCCTTCAGCTTCGGCCTGGCCGGGCATGAGCCTCTGATCGAGGCGCTGAACGGCGCCTTCCAGGCGCTGGAGGCGGAATTCCGCCGCACCGGCCCGGGACGCAACACGGCGATGGCAGGGTGGGTGCTGCTGATCCTGTCGCTGTTGCGGCGCAGCTTCGCGGAAGAGGCGTCCGCCCGCCAGCGGCCCTCGCCGCAATCGGTGCTGGTGGACCGTTTCCGGGCTCATCTGGAAGCGCATTTCGCCGAGCACCTGACCCTGCCGGAACATTGCCGCCGGCTGGGGGTCACACCCAGCACGCTGACCCGCGCCTGCCGTGCCGTGACCGGACAATCGCCTCTGCAACTGATCCAGGAGCGGCTGATGCTGGAGGCGCGCCGCCTGCTGGCCTACACGGCCTTCAGCGTGTCGGAGATCGCCTTCCAGCTCGGCTTCGACCCCGCCTATTTCTCGCGGGCCTTCACCCGGCAGGAGGGAATGTCGCCCGCTGCCTTCCGGCGCCGGGCCTCCTGGAGCGAGCCGGCCGGAGCGGAAGGTTCTTGAGGTGGACAGCAGAATCGTCAATTTATGTGATGATAATCCTCAAAATTTGGCCCATGGAAAAGATAATTAGGATGCTCCATATCCCTGTCACCGGTCGGGCAATAGGGCTCGCCGGGCAGACAGGAACGATACCATGTTCAGGATTTCCAGCCGCCTTGCCGCCGCCGCCCTGGCCCTCTCGCTGGGTGCCTTCGCCCCGCTGGCCCATGCCGAAGTGACCGACTTCTCCAATTCCGGGTCCTCCAGCGTGAACGGCACCCCTTCCTACGAGGCCACCACCCGTGCCATCGCCGGCGCCACGCCGCTCAATGTCAGCAACTCCGGCTCCTCGGCCGTCGGCATCGGCTCGCCCTACGTCGCCGAGCGGGTGATGGTGACGCAGAACAGCGTGGGTGCCTCGCCCACCGACTTCTCGGGCTCGGGCTCCAGCGCGGTGGGCGGCGGCTTCGGCACCGGCCCTCATGTGCCGCAGCACTCCATGCTCGCCAACCGCTAAGGGCGGTGGGCGGAGGGGGCGCGCCACGGGGAAGGACCCCAAGCCCTTCCTGGCGGCCGTATCCCGGGCGGAACACCCACAGCCGGGTTGTCCGCCTGAGACCGGCGGCCGGGGATTCTTCCCCATGGCCATCCCCTTCCTGACAGGGAGGCGTCACCACGCGCAGACAGCATGAACAGGATCGCCCAAGCCGCCAGCCGTTCCGCTGGCGCCCGGGACGCCGAGCCTGATCCGTTTGCCCGGGAGCGCGACCTGGCCTGGGCGCGGCACCGGGGGCAATGCTATCCGACCAGCAGCGCGGTGAACGACTGGGAAGCCTATCACCGGGCGCTGCTGTCGGAGGAGGCGCGGCTGCACGGCTTCGTGGAGTGGAACTCGCCACGGCTGCGCGAAAGGCTCTCGGCGGAGCAGAACCACCGCTGCTGCCATTGCGGCAAGCGGATGTATGCGGATGCGCCGGACCCGGACGACCGGCCGAGCTTCGAGCACATCCTGCCGCGCAAGCAGGGCGGCGGGAACCGTCCCTGCAACCTCGCCGTCGCCTGCCGCCGCTGCAACGTGGACCGGGCGGACAGGCTCGGCTGGTGCCGCGGCAAAAGGCCGCGTTGAACCTTGCGGGAGAGGCGTTCAGGCCTCTCCCGCTTCCGTTGGGCGGCACCTTTTCCATGGGAGGGGAGGCGGCCCGTCGCCGAAGCGCTACGACTCTCCGCGGGTTGCCGCGCCCGCCCATGACGGCGAAGTCAGGGGGGCTGGCGCCAGGCTTTCGGCCAGATCGGCCACTTGCCGCCGGATCTCTGCCACGGCGGTGATTTCCCAGAGGCCGCCCGGGGCACAGGGGCCGATGGCATGGAGGCCGGGTACGGCCCGGCCGTCCCGGTCCAGGACGGCGGCGCTGCCGGGCGCCGTATCGAGGCCCAGTTCCAGCGGATCGAGCCGCGCCAGCCCCGCCGCGAGGAGTTCCGCCGTCGCCGGGTGCCGGAGCCAGTGGCGCCCCCGGCGGGGCCGGTGCAGAGCAGCAGCCGCGTCACGGACAGGACCTCGCGCCGGCCGTCCCGGTGGCGCAGCATCGCGCGGAGCCTGCCATCCGGTGTGGTGGTGCAACCGCGCAGCCGGGCGGCATGGACCGTCACCTGACCGCTCTCCACCATCTCTCGCAGGATGGTGGAGATCTCCGGCGCGATGCGGTGCCGGTGCAGGTTCCAGGCGGTGCGGGCATGGCGCAGGAAGCGCTGCCGCTCCATCATGTCCAGGCCCTGCCACAACGCCTGGACCCGCGGGCGGACGGCATCCATCACCGCCTGCCAGGGCCAGCCCTCGGCCCGGGCCCGCGCGGCCTCCCGCCGCAGCCAGCGCGACAGGCCCCGCACGGTCGGGGGATTCGGCGGCTCCGCCAGATCCCAGATGGTGCCGGGCGGTGCGGCGCTGTGGGGCAGAGGTAGCCAGCCATGGCGCGAGACCACATGCACCGCGCCGCGATGCCCCTGCGCGCGCAGGGCCAGCAGGTGATCCGCCATGGTCAGGCCACTGCCCAACAGCAGCACCGCGCCATCCGGCGGCAGGTCGCGTAGTTCGGACAGGCCCTGGCAGGCCCCCTCGACCGGTGCGGCGGGCGGGTTGCCGAGAGCGAGCACGCAGGCATGGGCCTGGCAGGCCATCGCCCCGGCCTCGATGTGCCAGAGCCCTTCCGCGCCGCGCCGGATCGCGGTGACGGCCCATGGCACATGGGTGAGTTCCGCCCCCGTGCCGCGCTGTGCCTCCCCCAGCAGCGAGAGCATGTAGCGCCCGTAGAGCTGGCGCGGCACGAAGCGGCGCGCCACCGGCTTGTCGCGGGCCTCCGCCGGACAGAAGGCATCCGGCGGCTGCGGCAGCAGCCAGCGGGCGAAATGGTCGGGCTCCCCGGCCAGGGCACTCATGCCCCCGGCCGGAGCATTGAGGACATGCCAGCGCCCCGCTTCCTCATAGGCCGGGCCCCGGCCGGGCTCGGAACGCGGCTCGAAGAGCAGGACCCGCCGCCCGGCCGGGAGCCTCGCGCGCAGGAGAATGGCCAGCAGGGTCCCGGTGAAGCCCCCGCCGACGATGGCAATATCGACCGGCTGATCCATGAGCGCAGCCTAGCGGAGCCGGTCAGGGCCGGGCAAACAAACCATTCTCTGTTCCGACCCAGAAAAGGATGCATCTTTTGCGCAAAGGCGAGAATAGGGATGAAAATTCCCCATTCTCATAACGGGGCCTAAACGGCGAGGTAGCGGCGCCGCGCCGCCTCGTCCGCCGCCAGCGCCTCCGGCGTCCCGCTCCAGACGGCGCGGCCCTTCTCGAGCACCACCGCGCGGTCCGCCACGCCCCGGGCGAAATGCGGGCTCTGCTCGGCCAGCAGGATGGTCAGCCCCTCGGCCTTCAGCCGCAGCACCGCCTGCGCCATCTGTTCCACGATCACCGGCGCCAGGCCCTCGCCCGGCTCGTCCAGCAGCAGCAGGCGCGGATTGCCCATCAGGGTGCGCGCGATGGCCAGCATCTGCTGCTCTCCCCCGCTCATCCGTCCTCCCGGCCGGTCGCGCATGTGGCCGAGATTGGGGAAGAGCGTGAAGAGCCGTTCCGGCGTCCAGGGCGGCAGCCCCTCGCGTGGCGCCTGCCGGCCGACCTCCAGATTCTCCATCACGGTGAGATCGGTGAAGATCCGCCGCTCCTCCGGCACATAGCCGAGGCCGGCGCGGGCGATGCGGTGCGGCTCCCAGCCCGTGATCTCCCGCCCGGCGAAGCGGATGCCGCCGCCCTCGGCCCGCAGCAGCCCCATGATGGTCTTGAGCGTGGTGCTCTTGCCCGCGCCGTTGCGGCCCAGCAGCATCACCAACTCGCCCGCCCCGACCTGGAGGGAGAGTCCCCGCAGGATGCGGGCGCGGCCATAGCCGCCGATCAGATCCACCAGTTCCAGCATCAGCCGGCCACCCCGCCACCGGTTCCCAGATAGATTTCCCGCACCGCCGGATCGGCGCGGATGGAGGCTGCGTCCCCTTCCGCGATCAGCCTGCCATGGTCCAGCACCAGGATGCGGTCGGACACACCGAAGACCACGTCCATGTCATGCTCGGTGAAGAGCACGGCGATGCCCCCTTCCGTGGCGATCCGCCGCACCAGCCGCATCAGCGCCTCGCGCTCCGCCGGGGCCATGCCGGCGGTGGGCTCGTCCATCAGCAGCAGGCGCGGCTTTCCGGCCAGGGCGACGGCCAGCTCCAGCCGTTTCAGGTCGCCATAGGCCAGTACCCCGGCTGCGCGCTCCGCCTGTTCCGCTAGCCCGACCTGTTCCAGCAGTGCCCCGGCTTCCGCCCGGTGGCGACCGGCCAGGGGGCGCCAGAAGCGCCAGATCTCCCCCTCCCGTGCCAGGAGGGCGAGCTGCACATTCTCCCGCAGTGTCATGGAGCCGAAGGTGGCGGTGACCTGGAAGGTCCGCCCCACCCCCGCCGCGCGACGGCGCGGGGCGAGAGGCCGGTGATGTCCCGCCCTTCCAGGATCAAGCACCCGGTATCCGGCCGCAACTGCCCGCCCACCATGTTGAAGCAGGTGGACTTCCCGGCCCCGTTCGGCCCGATCAGCGCCAGCATCTCCCCCGCTTCCAGCGCGAAGGAGACGTCCGAGACCGCCGCCACCCCGCCGAAGGATTTCCGCAGGCCCTGCGCCACGAGCAGGCTCATGCGCCGGTCCGGTGTTGTGTGTGTGGTTGGCCCCGGGGGCGGCTCCGCCTGCCCCCGGACCCTGCCCTGAGTGGGCGCCGGGTGGCACCGCCGGCCTCCGGCCCGATCCGGCAGGGCAGGCGGGGCGGAGGGGCTCCCGAAGAAGAAACATGGTGTCCGCATGGGCCGCCCGGGCAGTCGCCGGAGAGCCATGATCTCCAGTGCGATCCGGCCGACAGCAAAGAACCAGCAAACCGGGGCCAGGGCCCCCAATGGGAGCTTGAGGGGCCCGGCGGATCAGGAGGTACGGGGGGTCGACGCACTGCGTCGACGGCGGAGCCTTTCCCCCGGTGTGCGACGGCACCGCTCACGCTTCCCGCCCCCGCAGCCAGAGGCGCCGCGCCGCGCCGGCGATGCCTTCGGGGAAGGCCACCACGACCAGCAGGATCACGGCCCCCAGCACGAGGCGCCAGAGATCGGTGCTGCGGACCAGGAGATCGGCGAGGCCGGTATAGGCGAGGGCGCCGACCACCGGGCCACTCATCGTCTGGAGCCCGCCCAGCAGCACCATCAGCAGGGCCTCCACCGAATGCGGGATGGCGATATAGGTCGGGAAGACGCCGCCCTTGGCATAGGTGAAGATCGCCCCGGCCAGGCCCGCCGCCGCCCCGGCCAGGGCCAGGGCCAGGATGCGCAGCCGCGCCACGTCGAGCCCGATCGCCTCCGCCCGCAGCGCCGAATCCCGGCCCGCGCGCAGCGCGTAGCCATAGGGGGCGTAGAGCATCCGGCGCAGCAGCAGCACCGTCCCCACGCCCAGCGCCAGCGCCAGGAGGTAGAAGGCGCGCGGGTCGCGCGCCCAGCCCTCCGGCCAGATTCCGAGCAGCCCGTTGTCGCCGCCGGTCACCCCGACCCACTGGAAGGCGATGGCCCAGGTGATCTGCGCGAAGGCCAGGGTGAGCATCGCGAGATAGATGCCCGAGAGCCGCACCACGAACCAGCCGAAGGCCGCCGCCACCAGCCCGGCGGCGAGCGGCGCGGCCAGGAGCGCCAGCGGCATGGGGGCGGACAGGGTCTGGGCCAGCAGCCCGGCGGCATAGGCGCCGATGCCGAACCAGGCGGCATGGCCGAAGCTGGCCAGCCCCCCCGGACCCATCATGAAGTGCAGGCTGGCCGCGAAGACCAGCGCCACGCAGGCCTCGGTCAGCACGCTGAGCGCGTAGTCACCGAGCCAGACGGGCGCGGAGGCGGCCAGCAGCAGTGCCACGAGGCCCAGCGCGCGCAGGGCGGGCGGGGCGGGGCGGATCACCGGCGCTGCGGCCACCGCCTCCCGCGTCTCGGCCTGCGGGCGGCCCAGGAGGCCGTTCGGGCGCAGCACCAGCACCACCGCCATCACCAGGAAGACCAGCACCAGCGTGCTCTGCGGCAGCAGCGCCACGCCGAAGGCCTGGAGCACGCCGATCAGCAGGCTGGCCAGGAAGGCGCCCCCCAGGCTGCCCAGCCCGCCCACCACCACGACCACGAAGGCCTCGGTGATCACCGACAGGTCGATCTGCAGGTTGGCCGAGGCATTGGGCAGGGACAGCACGCCGCCCAGCCCCGCCAGCCCGGCGCCGAGGGCGAAGACCGAGGTGAAGAGCAGGCGCTGGTTCACGCCCAGCGCCGCCGCCATCTCGCGGTCCAGCGTCGCGGCGCGCAGCAGCGTGCCCCAGCGCGTCCGGTGCAGTAGCAGCCAGAGCAGGCCCAGCACCACCGGCCCGGCGCCGATCAGCAGCAGGTCGTAGAAGGGGAAGCGGCTGCCGGCGATCTCCACGAAGCCGCGCATCCAGCGCGGGCGGGGCAGGGAAAGCTCCGCCGGCCCCCAGAGCCGGAGCGTGACATCCTGCAGGATCAGCACCACGCCGAAGGTGGCCAGGAGCTGGAACAGTTCAGGCGCGCGGTACACCCGCCGCATCACCGCCAGTTCCAGCACCATGCCGATCAGCGCCGTGGCGAGCATGGTGAGCAGCACGCCGAGCACGAACCATTCCGGATCGCGAGGCAGGCGCGTCAGGATGCTCCAGCCGATATAGGCGCCGAGCATGGTCAGGCTGCCATGCGAGAAGTTCACGATCCGCGTGACGCCGAAGAGGATCGTCAGGCCGGAGGCCACCAGGAAGAGCGAGGAGGCGCCGGCCAGCCCCGTGAGCAGGGTGGGCAGGAAGGTTTCGGTCACGGGCCGTGCGCGCCTTTCCCGGGTGCTCCGGAGGCGGCCGATCCTCCAGAATTCTCCGGCAGGTCATGGGTGATTGCCATGCCCGCGTCGATAGCGGATCGCTTCCGCAGCGTCGCCGGGGAATCTGCCGCGAATCCGTCGGGATGCAGCGGCAAGGGTATGGCATTCATGCCGGGCGCGGAAAGGTCCGGCTGTTCCCTCCTGTTCAGGATCCGGTGGCGAGACGCGTTGGCTCCTCGGCGCGGTAGCCGAGCCGGGCGGAAATGGCCTCCGCATGCGCGATCACGGTGGCGGCCAGTTCGGGCACCCTGGCCTGCGTGACGCGCCGAGCCGGGCCGCTGGCGCTGATCGCGGCGAGGACCCGGCCGGCCATGTTGCGGATCGGCGCGCCGACGCAACGCAGATCGGGCTCGTGCTCGCCATCGTCGATGGAATAGCCACGCATCCGGATGGCCTGGAGCTCCTGCCGCAGCGCGGTGCCATCCACGATCGTGCGGTTGGTGAAGGGCGGCAGGCCGAGGCGGATGATCCGGTCGATCACGGCATCGGGCTGGAAGGCCAGGGCCGCCTTGCCGACGCCGGTGCTGTGGCAGGGCGTCGCCTCCATCCGCGTGACCGTGTTGTTCGGCCGCCCGTCACCACGTTCCAAACGCTCGATGAAGACCATCTGCATGCCGTCGAAGACACAGAGATGCACATCCTCGCCGCTCAGCCTCGCCAGGGCATCCACATAGGGTCGGGCTTCGCGGAACAGAGGGAGATTGGCCAGGGCGGTGTTGCCCAGTTCGAAAAGCTTGAAGCCGAGCCGGTAGCGCTCGCGGCTCGCCTCCTGCTCCAGGAAGCCGAGGGCGCGCAGGCTGTCCACGATCCGGTGCACGGTGGTGCGCGGCAGCCCTGTGCGCCGCGCGATCTCCAGCACGGAGAGTTCCCGGTCGATGAGCGAGAAGCACTCCAGCACATCAAGCATCTTGGACATCGACTTCAGGTTCTGCCGGCCGCTCTCCTGCTCCGGTGCCAGGTCCTGCACTCGTCTCGTCGTCTTCAGCATCGGGCCCTTTGTCTGGACGTTGCGCGAAAGGGCCCCGGACGGACCGGGGCCCCTTGGCATGGGAAACGGTACCGCGTGGCTTTCTACTCCAGGCGGATGTTGGCCTTCTGGATCACCTCGGTCCAGCTTTTCGTTTCCGACTCCATGTTGGCCCGGACCACTTCCGGCGGATTGTAGGTCGGCACGAAGCCGCGCTCGGCATAGAGCTTCTGCAGATCCGGCCTGCTCAGCGCCTCGCGCAGCGCGGCGCTCAGCTTCGCCACGATCGCGGGATCGGTGCGCGCCGGAACCATCAGCGCCTGCCAACTGTTCACCTCGGCGCCCGGGACGCCGGCCTCCGCGGCCGTCGGCACGTCCGGCAGTGCGGCGAAACGCTGCGGCATGGCCACGGCGAGGAGGCGGATGCTGCCCGTGCCCTGATGCGACTGCACGAGGCCCAGCGTGTCGAACATCAGCTGGATGCGCCCCGCGATCAGGTCGGTGAGCGCCGGGGCGGAGCCGCGATAGGGAACATGGATCAGGTTGACGCCCGAGCGGATGGCGAAAAGCTCGCCCACCAGATGCGTGACGCCGCCCGCGCCACCGGAGGCGAAGCTGACCTCGCCCTGGCGGGCCTTCGCGTAGTCCACGAATTCCTTCAGGTTCTTCACCGGCAGGCTGGCCGGGACGATGTAGAGGAGCGGATCGGTGGTGACCTGTCCGACCGGCGCCAGGTCGCGCTGTGGTTTGAAGCGCGTGTTGGTGTAGAGGATGGGGTTGGTGACCAGCACGCCGGAATTGGCATGCAGCAGCGTGTAGCCATCCGGCGCCGACTCCGCGACATGCTCCATGCCGATATTGCCGGCGGCGCCTGCCCGGTTGTCCACCACCACCGGCTGGCCCAGGATGCCGCTCAGCACCTGTGCCAGGGGGCGGGAAACGGTGTCGATGCCGCCGCCGGCGCCGAAGGGCACCACGATGCGGATCGGCCGGTTGGGGAAGGAGGTGGCCGCGTTGCCGTTCTGCGCCCTGGCATCCGGCGATGCGAGGAGCGCCGCGGCGGCAAGGGCGAGGCCTGCGAGCGCGCGACGCCCCGTGAGGGCGGGTTTCCCGTTCCGGGCATGGCGGCGGGGAGCCTGTCCGCCCTTTGCTTCCTGGACCATTCTTCGTTTCCTCCGTCCGCTCCGGGACGGCCGCGCGCCGTTCCGGGCGGCGGAGAGGCCGGGCGGACCTTGTTTTTGCGTAAGATCTTCCCCGATGGCGCGGAAGGGCGCCATCGGGCATGGCGAGCCGGCGTTACTCGGCGGCGATGCGGACGCCCTGGCCTTCCATCTCCAGCACATGGCGCAGCGCCGGGGCGATGGCGGCCTTCTGCGCCTCGGAGGCAACCGGCATGGGCGCGCGCGGCAGGCCGACGGGACAGCCCTGCAGTTCCAGCGCATACTTGACGCAGGCGGGCAGGTTGTCGCCGACGATGGTGTTCCAGAAGCGCAGCATGCGTGTGTGGATTTCCATCGCCGTGGCATGGTCGCCGCGCTGCACGGCATCCCAGAGCGCCACGCAGACGCCCGGCACGGCGGCGGGATTGGCCGCGATGGTGCCCGGCGAGCCCAGCGCGAAGGAGGGGTAGAGCAGGGCATCCACCGCGGAGAAGACGAGCTTGCCCTCGGGAACATCCAGCAGCAAGTCGGCCATCAGCTTCATGTCGCCCTGGCTCTGCTTCACGCCGATCACGCCCGGGATCTCGCGCATGATGCGGATCAGTTGCGCCGGGCTCAGGTAGTTCCAGGGAATGACATTGTAGATGATGACTGGCTGCTTCACCGATTCCGCGAGCGTCCTGAAGTGCTGATAGGTTGCTTCCTCGCTCGGCTTGAACAGGTAGTGCACCGGCGTGATCTGGAGTGCGTCGACGTTCAGGTCGTCGATGTCGCGGGCGCGCAGGATGGCCTCGCGCGTGCTGTTGGCGATGATGCCAGCCACCACCGGGACCTTGCCACCGACTTCCTCGACGGTCGCAGCCATCAACTGCCGGAACTCGTCCCGTGTCAGCGTGTGCCCTTCGCCGGTGCTGCCGCCGACGCAGATGCCATGCACGCCCTTGTCCAGGAAAAAGCGGACCTGCGCGCGGAAGGCTTTCTCGTCGATCTCACCCTCCGCGTTGAAGGGCGTGGTCATTGGCGGGATGATCCCGTGAAGCTTGCCGGTCATGTTTCCTCCAATCGGTTGTTGTCCGATATACGGACATTATTTTTGCGGAAGGATGACGGTCAAGTCATTTTTGGTGGGCCTGCCCAGAAATTTTTCGTGAAAGAAGTGGGCTACGGATGGGTGCGGTGCGCCGGGCAGACTTGATCCCAGCAGGCAGTTACTTGATGATGTCTGCATAATGGACAAACAGAGAGGTCGGAGACGATGCTGCTGAACCTTGCCCCGGCGGCGGCAGGCGTCGCCCTCATCCTTCCCGCCCTGCAGGCTGCATTGCGGAAGCCGGTGCTGACCAGCGCCGCCGCCCGCGCGCATTACGGCCATGGCGAGGCCCTGCCCGACGATGTCCCGCCCGATGCGGTGGTGCGCCCGCGCGACAACGCGGAGGTCGCCGCCGTGGCACGCCTTTGCCACGAGGCGCGGGTGCCGCTGATCCCCTTCGGGGCCGGGACCTCGGTGGAGGGGCAGGTGGTCGCGATCCATGGCGGCGTGACCATGGACCTGTCGCTGATGGACACGATCCTCGACGTCTCCCCCGCCGCGCTGGACTGCCGCGTGCAGGCGGGCGTGCGGCGGCTGCAACTCAACGAGGCGCTGCGTGGCGACGGGCTGTTCTTCCCGGTCGATCCCGGGGCCGATGCCACGCTGGGCGGCATGGCGGCCACCCGCGCCTCCGGCACCGGCGCGGTGCGCTACGGCACGATGCGGGAGAATGTGCTCGGCCTGACGGTGGTGACGGCGGATGGCCGCATCCTGCGCACTGGCACCCGGGCGCGGAAATCGGCCAGCGGCTACGACCTGACGCGGCTCTTCCTCGGCAGCGAGGGCACGCTGGGCATCATCACCGAAGTGCAGCTCCGCCTTCAGGGGCTGCCCGAGGCGGTCTCCGCCGCCACCTGCCAGTTCCCTTCCGTCGAGGCGGCGCTGGAGGTCGCGGTGGGGGTGCTGCAATCCGGCATCCCGGTGGCGCGGATGGAATTCGCCAACGCGCCGCAGATGCGCTGCTGCATCGCCTTCTCCCGCCTGGAGGGGCTGGAGGCGCTGCCGACCCTGTTCCTCGAATTCCATGGCAGCCCCGCCGCGGTGGAGGAACAGGCGCTGGCGGTGGAGGCCCTGGCGGCGGAGGCCGGGGTGGCGGCTTCGCCTGGGCGCGGCGGCCGGAGGATCGTTCCCGGCTCTGGAAAGCCCGGCACGACGCCCTGCCGGCCAACCTGGCCCATGGCCGGGGCCGTGCCCTGATGGGCACGGATGCCTGCGTGCCCATCTCCGCGCTCGCCGACTGCATCCTGGAGACGGAGGCG
Protein-coding regions in this window:
- a CDS encoding helix-turn-helix domain-containing protein, whose product is MPPTASAPSGPPAVPTYDLYGEAQPRPVLDPVHLETLMVRSHPHDWNIRPHRHRALGQVFWLSAGGGLILREGQAQAFEAPFLIYMPPGAVHGFRFAPWSAGHVLTLTDSLLGSALQLMPEPWPVGPFSFGLAGHEPLIEALNGAFQALEAEFRRTGPGRNTAMAGWVLLILSLLRRSFAEEASARQRPSPQSVLVDRFRAHLEAHFAEHLTLPEHCRRLGVTPSTLTRACRAVTGQSPLQLIQERLMLEARRLLAYTAFSVSEIAFQLGFDPAYFSRAFTRQEGMSPAAFRRRASWSEPAGAEGS
- a CDS encoding HNH endonuclease — its product is MNRIAQAASRSAGARDAEPDPFARERDLAWARHRGQCYPTSSAVNDWEAYHRALLSEEARLHGFVEWNSPRLRERLSAEQNHRCCHCGKRMYADAPDPDDRPSFEHILPRKQGGGNRPCNLAVACRRCNVDRADRLGWCRGKRPR
- a CDS encoding ABC transporter permease, which gives rise to MTETFLPTLLTGLAGASSLFLVASGLTILFGVTRIVNFSHGSLTMLGAYIGWSILTRLPRDPEWFVLGVLLTMLATALIGMVLELAVMRRVYRAPELFQLLATFGVVLILQDVTLRLWGPAELSLPRPRWMRGFVEIAGSRFPFYDLLLIGAGPVVLGLLWLLLHRTRWGTLLRAATLDREMAAALGVNQRLLFTSVFALGAGLAGLGGVLSLPNASANLQIDLSVITEAFVVVVVGGLGSLGGAFLASLLIGVLQAFGVALLPQSTLVLVFLVMAVVLVLRPNGLLGRPQAETREAVAAAPVIRPAPPALRALGLVALLLAASAPVWLGDYALSVLTEACVALVFAASLHFMMGPGGLASFGHAAWFGIGAYAAGLLAQTLSAPMPLALLAAPLAAGLVAAAFGWFVVRLSGIYLAMLTLAFAQITWAIAFQWVGVTGGDNGLLGIWPEGWARDPRAFYLLALALGVGTVLLLRRMLYAPYGYALRAGRDSALRAEAIGLDVARLRILALALAGAAAGLAGAIFTYAKGGVFPTYIAIPHSVEALLMVLLGGLQTMSGPVVGALAYTGLADLLVRSTDLWRLVLGAVILLVVVAFPEGIAGAARRLWLRGREA
- a CDS encoding ABC transporter ATP-binding protein — encoded protein: MGRTFQVTATFGSMTLRENVQLALLAREGEIWRFWRPLAGRHRAEAGALLEQVGLAEQAERAAGVLAYGDLKRLELAVALAGKPRLLLMDEPTAGMAPAEREALMRLVRRIATEGGIAVLFTEHDMDVVFGVSDRILVLDHGRLIAEGDAASIRADPAVREIYLGTGGGVAG
- the pobA gene encoding 4-hydroxybenzoate 3-monooxygenase, whose product is MRQRTQVAIIGAGPAGLLLSQLLHCAGIDCIVLERRDRAYVESRIRAGVLEQGTVDLLAQAGVDARLRQEGLVHDGFRVALDGETFRVDMRQLTGKAVTIYGQTEVTHDLIEAHVARGAALVFEATDVALHGLDSEAPHVTYRHGGEEHRIDCDHVAGCDGFHGVSRASIPEALRTHFERVYPFGWLGILADVPPCDHELIYSNHERGFALASMRSATRSRYYVQVSLDEKLEDWPDERIWDELVIRLGDEAARTMARGPSIEKSIAPLRSFVSEPMRYGRLFLAGDAAHIVPPTGAKGLNLAASDVGLLAAALIAKHRDGLAAPLETYSARALSRVWKAERFSWWFTSLTHRFPDMDGFARRMQIAELDYIRGSQAAQTVMAENYVGLPMEMPVLHKTPLAA
- a CDS encoding FAD/NAD(P)-binding protein, giving the protein MDQPVDIAIVGGGFTGTLLAILLRARLPAGRRVLLFEPRSEPGRGPAYEEAGRWHVLNAPAGGMSALAGEPDHFARWLLPQPPDAFCPAEARDKPVARRFVPRQLYGRYMLSLLGEAQRGTGAELTHVPWAVTAIRRGAEGLWHIEAGAMACQAHACVLALGNPPAAPVEGACQGLSELRDLPPDGAVLLLGSGLTMADHLLALRAQGHRGAVHVVSRHGWLPLPHSAAPPGTIWDLAEPPNPPTVRGLSRWLRREAARARAEGWPWQAVMDAVRPRVQALWQGLDMMERQRFLRHARTAWNLHRHRIAPEISTILREMVESGQVTVHAARLRGCTTTPDGRLRAMLRHRDGRREVLSVTRLLLCTGPAGGATGSGTRRRRNSSRRGWRGSIRWNWASIRRPAAPPSWTGTAGPYPASMPSAPVPRAASGKSPPWQRSGGKWPIWPKAWRQPP
- a CDS encoding ABC transporter ATP-binding protein, which translates into the protein MLELVDLIGGYGRARILRGLSLQVGAGELVMLLGRNGAGKSTTLKTIMGLLRAEGGGIRFAGREITGWEPHRIARAGLGYVPEERRIFTDLTVMENLEVGRQAPREGLPPWTPERLFTLFPNLGHMRDRPGGRMSGGEQQMLAIARTLMGNPRLLLLDEPGEGLAPVIVEQMAQAVLRLKAEGLTILLAEQSPHFARGVADRAVVLEKGRAVWSGTPEALAADEAARRRYLAV
- a CDS encoding ATP-binding cassette domain-containing protein, which gives rise to MSLLVAQGLRKSFGGVAAVSDVSFALEAGEMLALIGPNGAGKSTCFNMVGGQLRPDTGCLILEGRDITGLSPRAVARRGWGGPSRSPPPSAP